The Leisingera daeponensis DSM 23529 genome includes the window GCAGCAGCGGGTTGTCGTTGGAGAACAGCCGGTTGAACACATCCGTGGCCGCCACCAGCGAGGCGGTGTCAAAGCGGCGCCATTGCTGGTAACGCGCCATCACCAGCGGCGAGCCGATATCTTCACCCCGCCGGGTGGCTTCGGTGATCACTTCGGCCAGTGCTCCGACATCGCGCAGGCCGGCGTTCAGGCCTTGGCCGGCAATCGGGTGCATCCCGTGTGCGGCGTCACCAACCAGGGCCATGCGCTTGCCAATGAAGCTGTTGGCGATGGTCAGGTTCAGCGGGTAGGTGAAGCGCTTGCCAGCCAGGGAAATCTCCCCCAGGAAATCGCCGAACCGGGGGCGTAAAGCCTGGATATATTCCGCGTCATCCAGGGCGTGAATGGCGCAGGCGGTCTCCGTCCGCTCGCTCCAAACGATGGAGGACCGGTTGCCCGGCAGCGGCAGGATTGCCAGCGGCCCGGGCGGCATGAAGAACTGATGCGCGATGCCGTGGTGCGGTTTTTCGTGGTCGATCGCGCAAACCAGCGCGGTCTGGCCGTAATCCCAGCCGGTGCGCTTGATGCCCGCCCGCCGGGCGGTGCCGCTGCGGCGCCCGTCGGAGCCGACCAGAATCTGGCCGCGCAGCTCTCCGCCGTCGTCCAGGGTCACTGTCACGCCGGTCTGGTCCGGAGCCTGTGCGGTCACGGTCCTGCCGGACACGAGCGTGATCTGCGGCTGGTCTTCCATCGCCTGCAGGAAGGCGCGGCGCAGGAAGCGGTCCTCGACCATGTATCCCATCGGGCCTTCTTCCAACTCGGCATGGTCGAAATGGATGAAGAAAGGTGAGGGGCCGTGGCCAGCGTGCCCGTCCGTCACCTTGATTTCCAGCATCGGTTGCGCGTTGTCCCCGACATGCTGCCAGACGCCGGTCTGCTGCAGCAGCCGCTGCGAGGCGAGCGCCAGCGCGTAGCCGCGGCCGTCGAACCCGTCATCGGCCAGTTTGTCCGGGGTCAGCGAGTCGACCACGGTAACGCTGTGGCCGGTCTGAGCCAGGGCCAGGGCCAGCGCCGGGCCATTCAGCCCGCCGCCCACGATCAGGATATCGGACGCATTTTTCATGCCCCGCAATATGCGCCTGCTGGCGGGATTGTCCATGCAGGAAGCGCGGGATTGTGCCTGCGTCCTGCTGCCGCTACCGTCACCCGCAACTGCTTACGGGGAGACGGGCTTATGCAAGACTGGCTGACGATGACGGCCGCCGATCTGGGACGCGGGATTGAGGCGGGTGAAATCGGCCCGGTGGCGCTGACCCGCTGCTATCTGGACGCCATTGACGCCCACCCCCTGACAGACCGGATCTACACGCAGGTGACCCGTGACCGGGCGCTGGCGGAAGCGGAAGCGGCTGAGCAGCGCGCTGGTCTGGGCCTGCGCCGGTCTCCGCTGGACGGGGTTCCGGTCAGCTGGAAGGATTTGTTCGACAGCGCAGGCACCGCGACCGAATCCGGCTCTGACCTGCTGAAAGGCCGGGTGCCGGATCAGGACGCGGCGGTGCTGAGCAACGCAACCCTCATGGGCACGGTCTGCCTGGGGAAAACCCATATGAGCGAGCTGGCCTTTTCCGGCCTGGGCTTCAACCCGGTCAAGCAAACACCGCCCTGCGTGAATGACCAGGGCGCAGCGCCGGGCGGGTCGTCCTCCGGTGCCGCGGCATCGGTGGCCTTTGGCCTGGCGGCGGCTGGCATCGGCTCTGACACCGGCGGGTCGGTGCGCATCCCTGCTGCCTGGAACGATCTGGTGGGGCTCAAGACCACGTCGGGCCGGATCACCCTGGAGGGCGTGGTGCCGCTGTGCCTGAAGTTCGACACCGTCGGCCCGCTGGCCCGCTCGGTGGAGGATGCCGGACTGCTGCTGGGCGTCCTGGAAGGCACTGCGGGGCCCGATCTGCGCAAACCCGCGGCTCTGAAAGGGCGCCGCTTTGCCGACCTGCAGAATGTCGTGCAGGATGACCTCGACCCGAAAATCGCGGCGGCCTACCGGGAAACTCTGGCAAAGCTGAAGGAGGCCGGCGCGCTGATCGTGCCGCTGGAAGTGCCGGAGCTGGAGGAGGCGATGGGCCTCAGCCCGGTTCTTTACACCACCGAAGCCTATGGGCTGTGGAAAGACGTGATCGAGGCCGCGCCGCAGCTGATGTATGCGGAAATCCTGGAGCGTTTCCGCACCGGCGCACAGTTCAGCGGTCCGGATTACGTGGCGGCCTGGGCCAAGCTGGAACAGTGCCGCATGGCCTGGGATCAGGCCGTGGCAGGGTTTGACGCAGTGCTCAGCCCGGCCTCACCGAATTTGCCGCCCAACCTGGAGCGGCTGCAAAGCGACCATGACTATTACGTGCAGTCCAACCTGCTGGCTCTGCGCAACACGCGGGTCGGCAACCTCATGGGCGTTTGCGCGCTGTCGCTGCCCACAGGCACGCCCAGTTGCGGGCTGCAAGTGCTGGGACAGCCGGACTGCGAGGAGGCGCTGCTGCGCACCGGCGCCGCGATCGAGGCCGCCTTGGCCTGAAAGACACATTCGGCCCATCGGCCGCATCACCGGGTGGACGCACCCGCCCGCCATCTGTAACCTGAGGCGCAAACGGGGCGCCAATGATCCCGTGACCGAGGCACAAGACATGGATTTTCCTGAGCGGTTTTCGAACCTGCCAGCCTATGCGTTTCCGCGCCTGAGGGCGCTTCTGGACCATCACACTCCCGGCGGGGATGTGGTGCATATGACCATTGGCGAGCCGAAACATGCGTTCCCGGCCTGGGTCTCTGATGTCATCGCCGAGAATGCGGCCGGGTTTAACCAGTATCCGGACAACGACGGCACGCCGGAACTGCGCGGCGCCATCGCCGATTGGATCAGCCGCCGCTATGGCGTGACCGCGAACCCGGAAACGCAGATCATGGCGCTGAACGGCACCCGCGAGGGGCTGTATAACGCCGCGATGGCGCTGTGCCCGGAGCAGAAGAACGGCAAGACGCCCGTCGTGCTGATCCCGAACCCGTTTTACCAGGTCTATATGGTGGCGACGATCTCCGTCGGCGCAGAGCCTGTTTTCGTGCCCGCGACCGCGGCCACCGGCCATCTGCCGGACTACGAAAACCTGCCCGAGGATGTGCTGAACCGCACCGCGGTGGCCTATATCTGCTCACCCGCCAACCCGCAGGGCGCTGTGGCGTCGCGCGATTACTGGACCCGGCTGATTCAGCTGGCCGAAAAATACGATTTCCGCATCTTCGCGGACGAATGCTATTCCGAAATCTACCGCGACGAGGCCCCCGCGGGGGCGCTGACTGCCGCGCAGGAACTGGGCGCCGATCCGGAACGGGTGGTGCTGTTCAACTCACTGTCTAAACGGTCGAACCTGCCGGGCCTGCGCTCCGGGCTGATTGCAGGCGGGGCGGAGACCATCAAGCGGGTGAAGCAGTTGCGCGCCTATTCCGGGGCTCCGCTGCCGGGGCCCTTGCAAGCTGCTGCGGCCAGGGTCTGGGCGGACGAGGCGCATGTGGCGGAGAACCGGGCGCTTTATCAGGAAAAATACAAGATCGCCGATGAGGTGTTCGACGGTCTCAACGGCTATATGGCGCCTGAAGCAGGCTTCTTTCTGTGGCTTCCGGTGGACGACGGCGAAAAGGCCGCGCTGAAGCTGTGGACGGAAACCGGCGTGCGGGTGCTGCCCGGTGCCTATCTGGCGCAGGGCGAACCTGGGCAGAACCCGGGCGAGAGCTACATCAGGGTGGCGCTTGTCGCCCCCGCCGAGGACACCCGCAAGGCGCTGAGCACGCTGCGCGGCTGTCTTTACTGAACACCGCTGCGCGGCGCCTGCCGGGGCCGCACAGCCAAGACCAATAAACGACAGGCGCGTGACCCTGCGGTGAACAGCGGGGCACAGGCACAAGAAACGGAACTGAGGTAGGCATGGCATTTCAAACCCGCAGCCGCGATCCGCTGCTCGACAGCAACATGCAGGCGGCCATTGAAAAGCGCGGCAAGGAACTGATCGGGATAGCCCTGATTCTGGGGGGGCTGATGGTTGCGGCCATGCTCGGCTCCTACACGCCGGAGGATCCGAACTGGACCGTGTCCACCGACGCGCCGGTGCAGAACTGGCTGGGCCGGCCGGGGGCCTCTGTCTCCTTCATTCTGATCACCCTGTTCGGCAAGGCGAGCTGGGCGCTGCCGCTGTTCCTGTCCACCTGGGGGCTGCGCTTTGTGCTGCACCGGGGCGAGGACCGGGTGGTCTGGCCGCTGCTGTTGTCGGTGCCGTGGCTGCTGGTTGTGGCGCTGCATATGGAAACCCTCAATGCAAGCTCCGCCTGGCAGCAGAATTACGATTTCGGCCTCGGCGGCATGGTCGGCTATACCTTCCTGGGCGCGCTTCTGGCGCTGCTGCCGGTCAGCCTGCATTTCATGGTCAAGATCATGTCGCTGCTGAGCGCGGCAGGTATGCTGGCGCTGGGCTGCGCCGTGCTCGGCTTCACCTGGCCCGAGGTGAAGAAGGGCCTGCACAAGGTCACGGTCGGGCTGATCCTGGGCTATGGCGCGGTTGCCGCGCTGCTGGGCCGCGGGGCCTCCAGCGGGCTGCAGGCCGCGATGACCTACCGCAAGGACCGGGCCGGGCGCGCGCATTCCGCTGCGGATGATGCCGCCGCCTATGACGGCGCGGACCAAGACCCCGA containing:
- a CDS encoding amidase; amino-acid sequence: MQDWLTMTAADLGRGIEAGEIGPVALTRCYLDAIDAHPLTDRIYTQVTRDRALAEAEAAEQRAGLGLRRSPLDGVPVSWKDLFDSAGTATESGSDLLKGRVPDQDAAVLSNATLMGTVCLGKTHMSELAFSGLGFNPVKQTPPCVNDQGAAPGGSSSGAAASVAFGLAAAGIGSDTGGSVRIPAAWNDLVGLKTTSGRITLEGVVPLCLKFDTVGPLARSVEDAGLLLGVLEGTAGPDLRKPAALKGRRFADLQNVVQDDLDPKIAAAYRETLAKLKEAGALIVPLEVPELEEAMGLSPVLYTTEAYGLWKDVIEAAPQLMYAEILERFRTGAQFSGPDYVAAWAKLEQCRMAWDQAVAGFDAVLSPASPNLPPNLERLQSDHDYYVQSNLLALRNTRVGNLMGVCALSLPTGTPSCGLQVLGQPDCEEALLRTGAAIEAALA
- a CDS encoding aminotransferase class I/II-fold pyridoxal phosphate-dependent enzyme, which gives rise to MDFPERFSNLPAYAFPRLRALLDHHTPGGDVVHMTIGEPKHAFPAWVSDVIAENAAGFNQYPDNDGTPELRGAIADWISRRYGVTANPETQIMALNGTREGLYNAAMALCPEQKNGKTPVVLIPNPFYQVYMVATISVGAEPVFVPATAATGHLPDYENLPEDVLNRTAVAYICSPANPQGAVASRDYWTRLIQLAEKYDFRIFADECYSEIYRDEAPAGALTAAQELGADPERVVLFNSLSKRSNLPGLRSGLIAGGAETIKRVKQLRAYSGAPLPGPLQAAAARVWADEAHVAENRALYQEKYKIADEVFDGLNGYMAPEAGFFLWLPVDDGEKAALKLWTETGVRVLPGAYLAQGEPGQNPGESYIRVALVAPAEDTRKALSTLRGCLY
- a CDS encoding FAD-dependent monooxygenase, whose translation is MKNASDILIVGGGLNGPALALALAQTGHSVTVVDSLTPDKLADDGFDGRGYALALASQRLLQQTGVWQHVGDNAQPMLEIKVTDGHAGHGPSPFFIHFDHAELEEGPMGYMVEDRFLRRAFLQAMEDQPQITLVSGRTVTAQAPDQTGVTVTLDDGGELRGQILVGSDGRRSGTARRAGIKRTGWDYGQTALVCAIDHEKPHHGIAHQFFMPPGPLAILPLPGNRSSIVWSERTETACAIHALDDAEYIQALRPRFGDFLGEISLAGKRFTYPLNLTIANSFIGKRMALVGDAAHGMHPIAGQGLNAGLRDVGALAEVITEATRRGEDIGSPLVMARYQQWRRFDTASLVAATDVFNRLFSNDNPLLRLGRDIGMGVAGAIPGLRRNFVREAAGLTGDLPRLLKGQAI